Proteins encoded together in one Eublepharis macularius isolate TG4126 chromosome 2, MPM_Emac_v1.0, whole genome shotgun sequence window:
- the LOC129325085 gene encoding transmembrane protein 178B-like, giving the protein MAAAAQALSCSGLLLAAAALALLAVAIGTDSWYETDARRHRERCRGFGHKRNANSDPPGSMSAPSPHLPLRARPPRALVPGQTPPPASPPAAALALESHCGRRFNSTVSGLWRRCHRAGFEPESEELIRKGVIQRCTAVKYHYTSSSLPRNLPVNITNTIRQDEWHALHLRRMTAGFIGMAVSIILFGWIIGMLGCCKQHELMQYVAGLLFLMGGTCCIISLCTCVAGINFELSRYPRYVYGLPEDISHGYGWSMFCAWGGLGLTLLAGFLCTLAPSLNTPRTVVQKPRQENGAV; this is encoded by the exons ATGGCGGCCGCGGCTCAGGCGCTGAGCTGctcggggctgctgctggccgccGCCGCCCTGGCGCTCCTGGCCGTGGCCATCGGCACCGACTCGTGGTACGAGACTGACGCGCGGCGGCACCGCGAGCGCTGCCGGGGCTTTGGCCACAAGCGCAATGCGAACAGCGACCCGCCGGGCTCCATGTCGGCGCCCAGCCCACACCTGCCGCTCCGTGCTCGCCCTCCGCGGGCCCTCGTTCCCGGCCAGACCCCGCCGCCCGCCTCGCCTCCCGCTGCCGCCCTGGCCCTGGAGTCGCACTGCGGCCGCCGCTTCAACTCCACCGTCTCCGGCCTCTGGCGGCGTTGCCACCGCGCGGGCTTCGAGCCAGAGAGCGAGGAGCTCATCCGGAAAG GAGTTATTCAGCGCTGCACAGCTGTGAAGTATCACTACACCTCATCTTCCTTGCCACGCAACTTGCCTGTTAATATTACCAACACTATCCGTCAAGATGAGTGGCATGCCCTCC ATCTGCGGAGAATGACAGCTGGCTTCATTGGTATGGCCGTCTCCATCATCCTCTTTGGGTGGATCATTGGCATGCTGGGCTGCTGTAAACAGCATGAGCTCATGCAATATGTAGCTGGACTGCTCTTCCTTATGGGAG GTACCTGTTGCATTATCTCCCTTTGCACATGTGTGGCTGGAATAAACTTTGAGCTGTCTCGTTACCCCCGCTATGTCTATGGGTTACCAGAGGACATCAGTCATGGGTATGGCTGGTCCATGTTCTGTGCCTGGGGAGGCCTGGGACTGACACTTCTGGCAGGATTCCTGTGCACACTAGCCCCCTCCCTCAACACTCCTCGAACTGTCGTACAGAAACCCAGACAGGAAAACGGTGCCGTGTGA
- the SLC39A13 gene encoding zinc transporter ZIP13: protein MRGERLFLLGTLSSLLLSFACQMVDGASPPGEKEVESWGAIFCGERLDTWICSLIGSVMVGLSGVLPLLIIPLESGAALKSEEGSHRMKQLLSFAIGGLLGNVFLHLLPEAWAYTCNTTAGGGQSFQQQKLLGLWVIIGLLTFLSLQKMFPDYEKQERFSLVTDSKAPAKGVPNGSSCYIQDGSSPVQRTKMGVAQCNGSSHPSSLPAKKIKISGYLNLLANTIDNFTHGLAVAAGFLVSRKVGFLTTMAILLHEIPHELGDFAILLRAGFDRWSAAKLQLSTALGGVLGACFAICAQSPKGTGETIAWILPFTSGGFLYIALVNVVPDLLEEKNPWNSVQQVLLLCTGITVMVLLSHTAD from the exons ATGAGGGGGGAGAGGCTGTTTCTTCTTGGAACCCTCTCCTCCTTGTTGCTCTCCTTCGCATGTCAAATGGTCGATGGGGCTAGCCCACCAGGCGAAAAGGAGGTTGAATCCTGGGGGGCCATATTCTGCGGGGAACGCCTGGATACCTGGATCTGTTCTCTAATTGGTTCGGTTATGGTTGGGCTTAGTGGCGTTCTTCCCTTGTTGATCATTCCTCTTGAGTCAGGAGCTGCTCTGAAGTCAGAAG agggaTCCCATCGAATGAAGCAGCTGTTGAGTTTTGCTATTGGTGGGCTCCTGGGGAATGTGTTTCTGCACCTGCTCCCTGAGGCCTGGGCCTACACCTGCAATACCACTGCAG GAGGAGGACAGAGTTTCCAGCAGCAGAAACTTCTGGGGCTGTGGGTCATCATTGGCTTGCTGACTTTCTTGAGTTTGCAGAAGATGTTCCCAGACTATGAAAAGCAAGAACGCTTCAGCTTG GTGACTGATTCTAAGGCACCTGCCAAAGGGGTTCCAAATGGAAGTAGCTGCTACATTCAGGATGGGTCCAGTCCAGTCCAAAGAACAAAGATGGGCGTGGCTCAGTGTAATGGTTCTTCTCACCCATCTTCACTACCAGCCAAGAAGATCAAG ATCAGTGGATACCTCAATCTTTTGGCCAACACAATTGATAACTTCACACATGGGCTTGCAGTGGCAGCAGGCTTCCTAGTTAGCAGAAAG GTTGGGTTCCTGACCACTATGGCGATCCTTCTGCACGAAATACCCCATGAG CTGGGAGACTTTGCTATCCTCCTTCGTGCTGGCTTTGATCGCTGGAGTGCAGCCAAGTTGCAGCTCTCTACTGCCTTAGGGGGAGTCCTAGGAGCCTGCTTTGCAATTTGTGCCCAGTCACCTAAAGGAACAG GGGAAACCATCGCTTGGATTCTTCCATTTACCTCTGGGGGATTCTTGTACATCGCCTTGGTAAATGTTGTGCCTGATCTCTTGGAGGAGAAGAATCCCTG GAACTCGGTGCAGCAAGTTCTCCTTCTGTGCACGGGCATCACGGTCATGGTGCTTCTTTCACACACTGCAGATtga